A genomic stretch from Oncorhynchus gorbuscha isolate QuinsamMale2020 ecotype Even-year linkage group LG20, OgorEven_v1.0, whole genome shotgun sequence includes:
- the ddias gene encoding DNA damage-induced apoptosis suppressor protein yields the protein MSVRRALVDCVVLSLQDSCVLYPCCRGCFSRMQQTDTARWHCSRSCYSCLEPHLVYRYRLALRVTRDNTIFGVTVFGSCLNPLFGAPATDLHRLVEESSGPVGSEGQRSGCRSRLLVKAVEDCFIGRHFVFGIKISGPHPYRREAGQFIASQISLPMASVPGCSVVSYYRTLLQQAALCADWTTDPRPAPQPSADTSTAPLLRHPSPLHSFDSTLPSCGRSMSLQCTLALTPTPTNIHKAPWQQSPGVITSSAEQEEDEGGGEDKGLSHGEGDTLGSVVRGRGTQ from the exons ATGTCAGTGAGAAGGGCTCTGgtggactgtgttgtgttgtctcttcagGACTCGTGTGTGTTATACCCCTGTTGCAGAGGATGCTTCTCCAGGATGCAACAGACGGACACGGCCAG ATGGCACTGCTCCAGGTCTTGCTACAGTTGTCTGGAACCACACCTGGTCTACAGGTACCGCCTGGCTCTAAGGGTCACCAGAGACAACACCATATTTGGGGTGACTGTGTTCGGGAGCTGTCTCAACCCCCTCTTTGGAGCCCCTGCCACCGAccttcacag GCTGGTGGAGGAGTCTTCCGGTCCAGTGGGAAGtgaaggtcagaggtcagggtgtCGAAGCAGGCTGCTGGTTAAGGCCGTAGAGGACTGCTTCATTGGAAGACATTTTGTTTTTGGGATCAAG ATATCTGGCCCCCACCCCTACAGGAGAGAGGCAGGCCAGTTCATCGCCAGTCAGATCTCTCTGCCCATGGCCTCTGTTCCAGGCTGCTCTGTAGTCAGTTACTACAGAACCCTCCTACAGCAAGCTGCTCTCTGCGCTGACTGGacaactgatcctagaccagctccCCAGCCCAGCGCTGACACCAGTACAGCTCCTCTCCTGCGTCACCCTTCTCCTCTCCACAGCTTCGACTCTACACTGCCCTCCTGTGGCCGATCCATGTCACTGCAGTGCACCTTAGCCCTCACCCCAACCCCGACCAACATACACAAGGCACCCTGGCAACAGTCTCCGGGGGTGATCACGTCGTCTGCAGAACAGGAGGAAgatgagggggggggagaggataAAGGACTGAGTCATGGGGAGGGGGACACATTAGGATCAGTAGTCAGGGGGAGGGGGACACAGTAG